GATGACACTACCTTCCAATTCGGCATCATCCAAAGCCTCCCCCAAACCACTCGTCATGTCAAGTCCATTCCAACGTGTGCAGAAGATACGAGAATGGCGTATAGGGGAATCATCTGCCAATAATGCACCGGCATTGGTTAGTTTCCCGTCAATGTCAACTATTCCCCATGAAACGAAATCACTATCATCAAACGATTGGTTCAATCGCTTAAAATGAACAGATTTGAGTTTGGAGAAAGACATATCCTCAAACTTGTATGGTGATGGGATAGCATCAAACGAACGACCAGCACCTCTCATAACAAGGTTCTTCAATTGAAGTCTGTCAGCTACCACTGACTCGTTACCGACTCTCACAAATGCCAATCGTTGTTTGTCACCTATATAATAATATGGTGTCTCTTGTCCTTTATAGACATGAAGCAGCACAAGCTTCTTGCCGTCCACCTCCTTAAATTCGAGGTTGACGGCAGGTATAGGGTCAAGTTTGGTCTTTATCTCCTCACTTATTCTCTCTGCATCACTTTCTGCATCAGCAAGTCCTACCACTTGGTCGTCGTCACTGATACCAAACACCAATGTTCCGCCCTCACCATTGGCAAAGGCTGAAACACTTTTTAGCCAGCTCTTAGGTCTCTTGACTTCGAGTTGTTGCTTCTTATCGTAGGTGGTTGTTTCGCCTATTAACTCATTTATGTTCATTTTAAATTCTTTTCTTGTTATTATTACGATAAATCCTCATGTGCCATTTTAGACCTTATTCTTGTCTTTTGTTCTTTCATGAGTACACCACAAAAACTCAACCAATGTTATTGAACTGCCCACAGCTAATTTGGCATGACGTTCTTCTAACCCTTTATATGAAGCAGCACGTCCATGTCCGCTTCCATATGAATTTCTCAAAGTAGCCATTCCTTCAGCTATTGCGCTTAGATTTTATATCCATTCTTAGGAAGGTTATGTTGCGGAAATTTTATTTCTTTATCACCTTCAGAACCTGGTCGGCAAGGCTTCTCATTCCCTTGATAGTTGGGTGACCGTTCTTCTTGTCTATGTCATGAAGGGCGATGACCGGAACCTGATAGGTCTTGCAGATCTTTTTTACTGACTCGTTGATTTCATCCTTCAGCTCAGAATTTAGAATGAAGTAGATATCTACATTCGGATGGCGCTGACGGAGATCGGAAAGCAACTTCGCCAGGGCAGGACGGAAACAGTAGAGATCGGCACGCTTCCAGTTGCTGTACTGGTAATTGCCGATAGGGGCATTTGCCCAACTGTCGTTCGTTCCGCCGCAAATCAAGATGATGTCCGGATTGCCCAGCAGGGTGGTGCGGTTGATGAATGAACGGTCGCTGTAATCCTCATCGCTGTAGCCGGTGTTGCAGATGGTGGAACCAGAATAGGAATTGATATTGCCCATCTTGTAACCACCTTCCTTGATAACCTGCCACCACCAGGTTTGTTCCACCTTGTTGACATCG
The Segatella copri DNA segment above includes these coding regions:
- a CDS encoding SGNH/GDSL hydrolase family protein — translated: MKRLSVIVCLFMFALMPLLAQVKQTVAVLGDSYSTFEGFIPKGYATWYTTAVQKVTDVNKVEQTWWWQVIKEGGYKMGNINSYSGSTICNTGYSDEDYSDRSFINRTTLLGNPDIILICGGTNDSWANAPIGNYQYSNWKRADLYCFRPALAKLLSDLRQRHPNVDIYFILNSELKDEINESVKKICKTYQVPVIALHDIDKKNGHPTIKGMRSLADQVLKVIKK
- a CDS encoding abortive infection family protein, whose amino-acid sequence is MAEGMATLRNSYGSGHGRAASYKGLEERHAKLAVGSSITLVEFLWCTHERTKDKNKV